The genome window TCTGGAAAGATAGAGGGTCAATCATCATTTGAGGGTTCTGGGCACAATTCCTGTTGCATGTCTGAAAGTTCAGACATTAGGAAGAACTCAAGTTGTGGCCCTCTTGTCAATGAAGAGACCAGACTACCTAATTCAGAAAATGGAATCCATGATCAGGTTGGTAGGTCTTCCAATTCTGTGTTGCTGGACTTGCATCAGTTGCCTCCTCAAAATAGGATTTTCAGTGCTGTTTATCGAAGGTCAAAGTCTCTGAGGGGTAGAAGTAATCAAGAACATGACAACGGAAATGGAGCCAGTACTTCAGCTGGAGAAGATCATAATTTACATGATGAAAATGAAGCACTGACTGAAGGTGTCAGGAGGCCAAGGTCCATTAGATTGAGGTCATCAGCTGCAGATGATCTTAGCACAGATGACGGAAATCTTTTGCAAATTGAAGGGGTAAGAAAGGCAAGGTCCATCAGATTGAGGTCAACTGCTCGTGATTCAAACTTTTCAGGCAGCAAGAGTAAAATTAAGGAAGCCCATGGTGCTTCATCAAATACTCCACCTTTTGCAGAAAATTCTTCAGTGAATCGAGATGATAACTCTTATGAAGAACAAGGAATGGGTGCAAAGGTTCCTGTTATGGGATTAAGACCGACCAGAAACAGAAGAAGTAGTTATTATGATCGTGAAGCTAGTCCACCAGATAAAAGGAAACCAATTCAATCAACAAGAAGTTCATGGTTATTATTGTCAACACATGAGGAGGGCTTCCGGTATATTCCCCAGCAAGGGGATGATGTTGTGTATTTGAGACAGGTTAATTTGAGTTTTCATTTAGTAAATTATTGTAGATTGGTATACTCCTGGTATATATTCTGTCTTCATTCTCATGTGCTTTGCTGTTTCCTCAGGGGCACCAAGAGTACATAGCTTACAGCCATTTAAAGGATTTGGGCCCTTGGAGTACACTCAAAGGCCACATCAGAGCTGTGGAGTTTTGCAAGGTTGAAGAGCTCGAGTACTCAACAATTGGTGGTTCTGGCGAGAGCTGCTGTAAAATATTACTTAAATTTGTAGATCTGGAATCTAGTGTAGTTGGTAAATCGTTTAGACTGGTTTTGCCTGAAGTGACTAGCTTCCCTGACTTTCTTGTTGAGAGAAGTCGATATGATGCTGCCATTTCGAGAAAGTGGACTTCTCGGGATAAATGCCAAGTTTGGTGGAAAAATGAGGGTGAGGAAGATGGTAGTTGGTGGGAAGGCCGGATTTTGGCTGTAAAACCTAAATCTCCTGACTTTCCAGACAGTCCATGGGAAAGTTATGTGGTTCAGTACAAAAGTGATCCCAGGGAAACACATCAACATAGTCCTTGGGAGCTGTATGATGCTGATACACATTGGGAGCAGCCTCATATTGATGTAGATATTAGAGACAAGCTGCTCACTGCTTTTGCCAAGCTGGAGCGATCTGTGATTAAGAATCGGGTAACCATATAAATTCTCTGCTGGATAGGAGCATATGGCTTGGTTTGAATATGGAATGTTCTGATGGTTTGTTTGATCTGCAGGACTACTATGGGGTGCAAAAATTGAGAGAAGTTTCTCAAAAAGCCAGTTTTATTAACAGGTGCGTCTTTGAAATTAATTTTAACATGTGATCATGGAACTGGAACTGCTTGCATTTTTTATCACTAGTTGTATTGTTACTGGTGAGGTCCATGGAGTAACAGTGAAGAGGCCATCAAGCCCTCCATCTTTGCAGATGCATTAATGGATATCTTGATTGCAAATCCAATGTAGATTGTATTGTTATTTTGTTGAAGGTCACACTGACAAGTATTTTAATGGAGATCTGCAGGTTCCCAGTTCCGTTGTCTCTTGAAGTGATCCAGAGTAGATTAGAGAACAACTATTATAGAAGTTTAGATGCAATGAAGCATGATGTTAAAGTACTGCTGTCAAATGCCGAGTCCTATTTCGGAAGAAATGCTGATGGTTTAGCAAAAGTTAGACGTTTGTCTGACTGGTTCACACGGATACTGTGCTGATTGTAGTTTTTGGGGACACAATTTTGTAGAAAATTCATCTGACATTAGGCTTTTAGGCCAAGCTGGTCATCTTGTATATATACATTCCTCTTTCAGTTTATGATTTGCTCTCCCTCATTTCGTTGGCTAGGATAGGGCAACTCCAGCTAAAGAGAAAATTGGTTTGCCTTTATATGGTTGATTGTTTAGGGGAAACTAATTTAGGAATCTATAATTTGCTGGTTGTTGGAATGCTTCTTCCAACGAATGCATTTTTGTATGTTTTTGACATTGAGAATTGGCATCAATTGGTACAATATTTTTAACGTTTCTCTATTGCTTGTATCTTGTATTGGCGTGGTTCAATCACATTTGCATGCAATACTTCATTGCTTTGAGCTTTCTGGTTCAATTAGATTTGCATGGAACGCTTTTTTTTCGGTGAGCTTTCTCGTTCTGTTTTACTTAGGGCACCAAATGTCCAGGGTATGTGACTATTCTACTTGTTCAGTGTGATCTATTTAAGCTTCATAAAAGTACCTTTTAAACGCTGATATTCAGGCTTAGTACAAGAACTTAACTGATAAGAGATTTTGTGGCCTATTACCGTATTAACCACAGGACAAATGGGAATATCCAGCCACGACCGCTTACGATTTTCCCCCTATATAATATGGATTCCTGCTCAAAATTCCACCCGGGTAAAACTTATGGGCGGTAGTTACTAATTTCCATCGAATCATGTGTTCTAAAATCTTATGCATAAATCAATGTTTTTACCCCGCTCCATGCTAAGGATAAAAACTAGTTGCTGATCCAGAAAGTGAAAGACTTAACCTAGATTTCCAGTACAGAATTTAAAAAGAGATAACTGGAAAAGTACACTGATTCATACCGTCAGTCTTTTTCCTAGAATTGTTCTATAGCTAATCCAGCAGTATTCTTGGCAACTATGCCACTGGTTAGACATGAATTTCAATCTCTCCACCTGTGACCACAGTTTGTGTTGCAGCAAACAAAGAACAGCGTCATACCCTCTTCCCCTCTAGCAGTTGCCTGTAAAATTGTTGAACAATGAAAATGTTAAAACATCATTCAAGCATCAAGAGTTCGAGAAATCTACTACCCATACTACTATTTCTGACTACACTAGGATTAAAACACCAGGATTTTTAGCATAAATTTTCTAGCCAACAACCTTATAGAAGCTTTCAATTTCTGGTCAAGAATTGAAACAGTTTGGCTTGTTCCTTAAGATCTCAAACCAAATTAATGCAAAACAACCGAGAGAGTAAGCTACAGTCATATTGActccacatatatatacaacTCCTTATATCACCAATCTATAGCAGCCATAACTGTCAAAATCTAAAGAAAAGGCAATATGCATTTCAACCTCAGGAATTGATATCAACATCACATAAAACAAACAATCTTTAGAAGGGAAAAGCACCTATTTCTATTAAGTCAAGCCAGATGCAAATGCCCAGACCATGCAACTCTTGAGACAAAGACATCAGCCAAGCTCAAGCGCGTCACAGCAGAGACTTGGAACAAGCAATATGGAGCGGCAATAACTAGTAAAGTTAGCCGTATAGTAGCATGAATCTGAAGTTAAGAAAGTCACCTGAAAGAAAACAGCCTCTCCATGACCACACTGAGCACAGTGCACCGACTTGGTACGTGGAAGGGTTGGATCAGCAGCTACATCCTGCAGGACTTGGGTTCGCTCTCCAACACTATGGTGTATTTCATTTCTGTAAACACAATTGTTATCTGCAACCTCCTATACAGAGTCAAGAAGATTCTTATGAGGTAAAAAATGACCCACTTATTACTTAGCATCCGGTAACTCAACTCAAGGAAATGATAGCTATCCTTTCTCTAGATCAACTAACATGTCCGCCGACATGGTGGTGGAAGGACAAAGCAGAAAAACCAATCAACAAATATTTTTCACCCAGAATTTCAGGAGTTCATTCATCATATAATAATGTTTATTTTACCAAGGGAGACATATAACAGCTACAGTAGAAAGACAACAGTATTTAACATCA of Coffea arabica cultivar ET-39 chromosome 5c, Coffea Arabica ET-39 HiFi, whole genome shotgun sequence contains these proteins:
- the LOC113738051 gene encoding DNA-directed RNA polymerases II, IV and V subunit 9A, which codes for MSTMKFCRECNNILYPKEDKDQKILLYACRNCDHQEVADNNCVYRNEIHHSVGERTQVLQDVAADPTLPRTKSVHCAQCGHGEAVFFQATARGEEGMTLFFVCCNTNCGHRWRD